The Malassezia japonica chromosome 8, complete sequence genome includes a window with the following:
- the REX4 gene encoding 3'-5' exonuclease (COG:L; EggNog:ENOG503NYIT; BUSCO:EOG092646PE): MSAAAKPGSNWSALQSKIRDDTSRPQRRRPRPRVSQPAPEPVQDTKPLPWFAEDLAPEDLALVLSTADSTESELAKRDVSRERLAFLKQNAVQWEGYLDERTKRRIVLGENEADMTPEKREIGHYIGIDCEMVGVGPGGRGSALARVSLVNWHGHVILDKFVRPQERVTDYRTWVSGVRPRDLINAPSFAEVQAEVATLIKGRVLVGHAIENDMRALMLSHPRPQIRDTAQFAPLREIAGRKQPGLRSLAKLVLGIEIQKSGHEHSSVEDARTTMAIFRTQKDAWDRTLGISKTRKRPAAHAGLTINISAAKSLEEEKLPTKSPRTQQATSPLGTLPSPRSVQLTTRMSQMRVRRDTARVRAAPEWWLND, from the coding sequence ATGAGTGCTGCTGCAAAGCCTGGAAGTAACTGGAGCGCGCTCCAAAGCAAGATACGCGACGATACATCACGtccgcagcggcggcgtcctcggccgcgcgtgtcgcagcctgcgcccgagcctGTGCAGGACACCAAGCCGCTGCCGTGGTTTGCCGAGGACCTCGCGCCGGAGGACCTTGCGCTGGTCCTCTCGACCGCGGACTCGACCGAGTCGGAGCTTGCGAAGCGTGACGTGTCGCGTGAGCGCCTTGCGTTCCTCAAGCAGAACGCCGTGCAGTGGGAGGGCTATCTGGACGAGCGCACCAAGCGCCGTATCGTCCTCGGCGAAAACGAGGCGGATATGACGCCGGAGAAGCGCGAGATTGGGCACTACATTGGCATCGACTGCGAGATGGTCGGCGTGGGCcctggcggccgcggctcggcctTAGCGCGCGTATCGCTGGTGAACTGGCACGGCCATGTCATCCTGGACAAGTTTGTGCGCCCCCAAGAGAGGGTCACCGACTACCGCACCTGGGTGtcgggcgtgcgcccgCGCGACCTCATCAACGCGCCGTCCTTTGCCGAAGTCCAGGCGGAGGTCGCCACACTGATCAAAGGGCGTGTCTTGGTCGGCCACGCCATCGAGAACGATATGCGCGCGCTGATGCTCTCGCACCCCCGGCCGCAGATCCGCGATACGGCGCAGTTTGCGCCGTTGCGGGAGATCGCGGGGCGCAAGCAGCCCggcctgcgctcgctcgccaagctcgtgctcggcatcgagATCCAAAAGAGCGGGCACGAGCACAGCTCcgtcgaggatgcgcggACGACCATGGCCATCTTCCGCACGCAGAAGGACGCGTGGGACCGGACACTGGGCATAAGCAAGACGCGCAAGCgccccgcggcgcacgcgggcCTCACGATCAACATCTCGGCCGCGAAGTCGCTGGAGGAGGAGAAACTGCCGACCAagtcgccgcgcacgcagcaggcTACGAGCCCGCTCGGGACGCTGCCCAGTCCGCGGTCCGTGCAGCTGACGACGCGCATGAGCCAGAtgcgcgtacggcgcgacacggcgcgtgtgcgcgccgcgccggaaTGGTGGCTCAACGACTAG
- the GYP1 gene encoding GTPase-activating protein (BUSCO:EOG09261YLQ; COG:U; EggNog:ENOG503NWNR): MRRSPRKARGNDGWDDEAWASNSDDEDFVARVSTKRTPSAAWAGAMENDAYMHLPQDVPASPPPPPEPKCETKAKPAVDTKSDRMNVFVASWAERSMSLASPEPATMPGLDALIEDPMAILDAYRTQLRCANTRTDTEPEPEPEPEPETSAHDESHDVGLQSSHAAPSAPAFDPLATSGDGIMMTLGDYEPPPPPPPSLPPQPRDVPQKSTEVRRQPSTRTLRRHQQLADCLDSDEVDLHALRTLAWKGVPSALRPVVWPLLLGYLPATAVLRTATLSRKRAEYASGVERALAQGKEALDQPIWHQIHIDVPRTNPGIKLWQQDATQRSLERLLYVWAIRHPASGYVQGINDLATPFFEVFLSAYIDSDPEQYELAQLPAHALQAVEADTFWCLSKLLEGIQDNYIFAQPGIQRQLRRMGEIVARVDAPLHAHLAAEGVEYIQFSFRWINCLLMREMSVNSIIRMWDTYLAEGADAFSDFHPYVCAVFLHKWRATLLEMDFQGIIMFLQSLPTQQWSDKDAEMLLSEAFMYKSLFGNTAHLHT, translated from the exons ATGCGTCGAAGCccgcgcaaggcgcgggGGAACGACGGCTGGGACGACGAGGCCTGGGCGTCGAACTCGGATGACGAGGATTTTGTCGCACGGGTGTCTACGAAGCGcacgccaagcgccgcatggGCAGGCGCCATGGAAAACGACGCGTACATGCACCTTCCGCAGGACGTgccggcctcgccgccgccgccgcccgagccaAAGTGCGAGACAAAAGCCAAGCCGGCAGTGGATACCAAGAGCGATCGCATGAACGTGTTTGTCGCGTCGTGGGCGGAGCGCAGCATGTCGCTTgcgtcgcccgagccggcgaCGATGCCCGGCCTCGACGCACTGATCGAGGACCCCATGGCGATCCTCGACGCGTACCGCACAcagctgcgctgcgcgaaTACACGCACCGACACTGAGCCGGAGCCAGAGCCAGAGCCAGAGCCAGAGACATccgcgcacgacgagaGCCACGACGTGGGCCTCCAGTCGTCgcatgccgcgccgagcgcgcccgcATTCGACccgctcgcgacgagcggcgacggGATCATGatgacgctcggcgactatgagccaccgccgccgccgccgccgtcgctgccgccgcagccgcgggACGTGCCGCAGAAAAGCACCGAAGTGCGCCGCCAGCCGAGCACACGGACGCTCCGGCGGCACCAGCAGCTGGCCGACTGCCTGgacagcgacgaggtggacctccatgcgctgcgcacgctggcgTGGAaaggcgtgccgagcgcgctgcgcccggtCGTCTGgccgctcctcctcggctACCTCCCCGCGAcggcggtgctgcgcacggcgacgctgtcgcgcaagcgcgccgagtaCGCGTCCGGagtcgagcgtgcgctcgcccaAGGCaaggaggcgctcgaccagccAATCTGGCACCAGATCCATATCGATGTCCCCCGGACGAATCCCGGGATCAAGCTGTGGCAGCAAGACGCGACGCAGCGttcgctcgagcgcctcttgtACGTGTGGGCGATCCGGCACCCCGCGAGCGGCTACGTCCAAGGCATCAACGACCTTGCGACGCCGTTCTTTGAGGTGTTCCTCTCCGCGTACATCGACAGCGACCCCGAGCAGTacgagctggcgcagctgcccgcgcatgcgctgcaggcggtcgaggcggacACGTTTTGGTGCCTGTCCAAGCTCCTGGAAGGGATCCAGGACAATTATATTTTTGCGCAGCCCGGCATCCAgcggcagctgcggcgcatgggCGAGATtgtggcgcgcgtcgacg CTCCTCTCcacgcgcacctcgcggcggaAGGCGTCGAGTACATCCAGTTTTCCTTTCGATGGATCAACTGCCTGCTGATGCGCGAGATGAGTGTGAACAGCATCATCCGCATGTGGGATACCTACCTGGCGGAAGGCGCGGACGCCTTCTCCGACTTTCACCCCTATGTCTGTGCCGTATTCCTGCACAagtggcgcgcgacgctgctcgagaTGGATTTCCAG GGTATCATTATGTTTCTACAGAGCCTTCCGACGCAGCAGTGGTCGGATAAAGACGCCGAGATGCTGCTCAGCGAAGCGTTCATGTACAAGTCGCTGTTTGGCAACACGGCGCACCTCCATACGTAG